Proteins encoded together in one Microbacterium oxydans window:
- a CDS encoding carbohydrate ABC transporter permease — translation MSDFFKWVAGMPPLVQVLVVVLAFGVVVGIVIFLLEIAPRAGRLYTGIRLAACIVVPLLVFIALGSVWWAAAVAAVLGGLFFWLDFRSRQGAGYMFQLVGFLAPAMVLLAIGLVYPSIATIIQSFMNSRGNRFVGLENFVWIFATPKGISTVANTIVWVLVAPIVSTAIGLAYAVFIDRSRGEKVFKSLVFMPMAISFVGASIIFRFIYTARPADQPQIGLLNQIVVWFGGQPVDFLAVQPWNNLFLIVVLIWVQTGFAMVILSAAIKGVPAELNEAASLDGANAWQRFRSVTIPGIRPALIVVMTTISIASLKVFDIVRTMTAGANNTSVLANEMYSQFKGFEAGRSAALAVVLFILVVPIVVYNARNLAKQREMS, via the coding sequence ATGTCCGATTTCTTCAAATGGGTCGCAGGAATGCCACCGCTCGTGCAGGTCCTGGTCGTCGTCCTCGCCTTCGGGGTCGTCGTCGGGATCGTCATCTTCCTGCTGGAGATCGCGCCCCGCGCGGGCCGGCTCTACACCGGCATCCGGCTCGCCGCCTGCATCGTCGTGCCGCTGCTGGTGTTCATCGCCCTCGGCTCGGTCTGGTGGGCCGCCGCCGTCGCGGCCGTGCTCGGCGGGCTGTTCTTCTGGCTCGACTTCCGGTCGAGGCAGGGAGCGGGCTACATGTTCCAGCTCGTCGGCTTCCTCGCACCCGCCATGGTGCTCCTGGCGATCGGTCTCGTCTACCCGTCGATCGCCACGATCATCCAGTCGTTCATGAACTCGCGGGGCAACCGCTTCGTCGGGCTCGAGAACTTCGTCTGGATCTTCGCCACGCCCAAGGGCATCAGCACCGTCGCGAACACGATCGTCTGGGTGCTCGTCGCCCCGATCGTCTCCACGGCGATCGGTCTGGCCTACGCGGTGTTCATCGACCGGTCCCGCGGCGAGAAGGTCTTCAAGTCGCTCGTGTTCATGCCGATGGCGATCTCGTTCGTCGGCGCGAGCATCATCTTCCGCTTCATCTACACGGCCCGTCCCGCGGATCAGCCGCAGATCGGTCTGCTCAACCAGATCGTCGTGTGGTTCGGCGGCCAGCCCGTCGACTTCCTCGCGGTGCAGCCGTGGAACAACCTGTTCCTGATCGTGGTGCTCATCTGGGTGCAGACCGGATTCGCGATGGTGATCCTGTCGGCGGCCATCAAGGGTGTGCCCGCCGAGCTCAACGAAGCCGCCTCGCTCGACGGCGCCAATGCCTGGCAGCGGTTCCGGAGCGTGACGATACCCGGCATCCGGCCGGCGCTGATCGTCGTGATGACGACGATCTCGATCGCCTCACTCAAGGTGTTCGACATCGTCCGCACCATGACCGCCGGCGCCAACAACACCTCGGTGCTCGCGAACGAGATGTACTCCCAGTTCAAGGGCTTCGAGGCCGGACGCAGCGCCGCGCTCGCCGTGGTGCTGTTCATCCTGGTGGTCCCGATCGTCGTGTACAACGCGCGCAACCTTGCCAAGCAGCGGGAGATGAGCTGA
- a CDS encoding ABC transporter substrate-binding protein has protein sequence MGLSQRSRRFAPLALLGVAGIVLAGCSGEGDGGGDGGPGDAGEADGVVTIYGTIIDSEAELMEESWKDWEEENDIDIQYEGSQEFEAQIAVRAAGGNAPDLAITPQPGLVSDLAKQGYLQPAPDGVADNVKKYWSEDWANYATTDDVLYGAPLMANLKGWVWYSPEQFTEWGVDVPETWDDLLALTKTIQEKTGKAPWCAGFGSDAATGWPGTDWIEDLMLRQSGPENYDKWISHDIPFTDKTVVDAFDSVGEILLNPDYVNAGYGDVKTINATPFGDVARVMGSGECALTHQASFFDGFLQDPKNGNVTVGPDADIWAFMTPPVEAGKGLSVTGGGEIVAAFSNDADTIKVQEYLSSPEWANSRVKLGGVISANNGLDPASASSPILQESIKILQDPETTFRFDASDLMPSVVGAGSFWKGMIDWVNGTSTSDVLSTIDSSWPSD, from the coding sequence ATGGGTCTGTCACAGCGTTCCAGGCGGTTCGCACCGCTCGCCCTGCTGGGCGTCGCGGGCATCGTTCTGGCCGGTTGTTCCGGAGAAGGCGACGGGGGCGGTGACGGCGGCCCGGGCGATGCGGGTGAAGCCGACGGCGTCGTCACGATCTACGGCACGATCATCGACTCCGAGGCCGAGCTCATGGAGGAATCCTGGAAGGACTGGGAAGAAGAGAACGACATCGACATCCAGTACGAGGGTTCTCAGGAGTTCGAGGCGCAGATCGCCGTCCGCGCGGCCGGAGGCAACGCTCCGGACCTCGCCATCACGCCGCAGCCCGGCCTCGTCTCCGACCTCGCCAAGCAGGGGTACCTGCAGCCGGCGCCGGACGGCGTCGCCGACAACGTCAAGAAGTACTGGTCCGAGGACTGGGCGAACTACGCGACGACCGATGACGTGCTCTACGGTGCGCCGCTGATGGCGAACCTGAAGGGCTGGGTCTGGTACTCGCCGGAGCAGTTCACGGAGTGGGGCGTCGACGTCCCCGAGACCTGGGACGACCTGCTCGCCCTCACCAAGACGATCCAGGAGAAGACGGGCAAGGCACCGTGGTGCGCCGGCTTCGGATCCGACGCCGCGACCGGTTGGCCGGGCACGGACTGGATCGAGGACCTCATGCTCCGTCAGTCCGGTCCGGAGAACTACGACAAGTGGATCTCGCACGACATCCCCTTCACGGACAAGACCGTCGTCGACGCCTTCGACTCGGTGGGCGAGATCCTTCTCAACCCGGACTACGTCAACGCCGGCTACGGCGACGTCAAGACGATCAACGCCACGCCGTTCGGTGACGTCGCTCGTGTGATGGGCAGCGGCGAGTGCGCGCTGACCCACCAGGCGTCGTTCTTCGACGGCTTCCTGCAGGACCCGAAGAACGGCAACGTGACCGTCGGTCCCGACGCCGACATCTGGGCCTTCATGACGCCTCCGGTCGAGGCCGGCAAGGGTCTCTCCGTCACCGGTGGCGGCGAGATCGTGGCCGCGTTCTCCAACGACGCCGACACCATCAAGGTGCAGGAGTACCTCTCCAGCCCCGAGTGGGCGAACAGCCGCGTCAAGCTCGGCGGCGTGATCAGCGCCAACAACGGCCTCGACCCGGCCAGCGCGTCCAGCCCGATCCTCCAGGAGTCGATCAAGATCCTGCAGGACCCGGAGACGACGTTCCGCTTCGACGCCTCCGACCTGATGCCCAGCGTCGTCGGCGCCGGCTCCTTCTGGAAGGGAATGATCGACTGGGTCAACGGCACCTCGACGTCGGACGTGCTCAGCACGATCGACTCCTCCTGGCCGTCCGACTGA
- a CDS encoding LacI family DNA-binding transcriptional regulator produces MSTIADVAARAGVSKATASRALSGRGYVSEDTRTRVEDAARDLSYVAHSSATSLATGRTQTIGIVMPPVDRWFFAELLAGIQESLLALDYDLSLYGVPEGSQTRERLFETVLPGRRFDGIIAVGIQPSARELERLQRTGRPLVSVGPYGEGSSAVSIDDAAAARIATEHLIELGHTDIAFVGGSTDATELSFGDAMRLDGYRGALQAAGLADHARVAGAAPTMPGGYAAAAGLLGDRRNRPTAIVGVCDEAAIGAIIAARRLGIAVPTELSVVGIDDHEHADMFALTTIGQSPREQGHEAVRLLTHRMDDPDAPLEHVAAASALVVRNSTAPPR; encoded by the coding sequence ATGAGCACGATCGCGGACGTCGCGGCACGTGCCGGAGTCTCGAAGGCCACCGCGAGCCGTGCGCTGAGCGGACGCGGCTACGTCTCCGAAGACACCAGGACCCGTGTCGAGGATGCCGCGCGCGATCTGTCCTACGTCGCCCACTCCTCTGCGACGAGCCTGGCGACCGGGCGCACGCAGACCATCGGCATCGTGATGCCACCTGTGGACCGCTGGTTCTTCGCCGAGCTGCTGGCCGGGATCCAGGAGTCCCTGCTGGCGCTCGACTACGACCTCTCGCTCTACGGCGTTCCCGAGGGCTCGCAGACCAGGGAGCGGCTGTTCGAGACGGTGCTCCCCGGGCGTCGCTTCGACGGGATCATCGCGGTCGGCATCCAGCCCAGCGCCCGCGAGCTCGAGCGACTGCAGCGCACCGGACGTCCGCTCGTGAGCGTCGGCCCGTACGGGGAGGGCTCGAGCGCGGTCTCGATCGACGACGCCGCGGCGGCGCGCATCGCGACCGAGCACCTCATCGAGCTCGGTCACACCGACATCGCCTTCGTCGGGGGGTCGACGGACGCGACGGAGCTCAGCTTCGGCGATGCCATGCGCCTCGACGGCTACCGGGGCGCGCTGCAGGCCGCCGGCCTCGCCGATCATGCGCGGGTCGCAGGGGCCGCGCCGACCATGCCGGGCGGATACGCGGCGGCGGCGGGTCTGCTCGGCGACCGCCGGAACCGTCCGACGGCGATCGTCGGGGTGTGCGACGAAGCGGCGATCGGTGCGATCATCGCCGCCCGCCGTCTGGGCATCGCCGTGCCGACCGAGCTCAGCGTCGTCGGCATCGACGACCACGAGCACGCGGACATGTTCGCGCTGACCACGATCGGGCAGTCGCCCCGGGAGCAGGGACACGAGGCCGTGCGCCTGCTGACGCACCGGATGGACGATCCCGATGCTCCGCTCGAGCACGTCGCCGCGGCATCCGCCCTCGTGGTGCGCAACTCGACCGCTCCCCCGCGCTGA
- the rplL gene encoding 50S ribosomal protein L7/L12: MAKLSTEELLEQFAGLTLIELNEFVKAFEEKFEVTAAAPVAVAGAAGGAGAAEAEEEKDSFDVILEAAGDKKIQVIKTVRELTSLGLGEAKAVVDGAPKAVLEGANKETAEKAKAALEEAGATVTLK, translated from the coding sequence ATGGCGAAGCTTTCCACCGAGGAGCTGCTTGAGCAGTTCGCCGGCCTGACCCTCATCGAGCTCAACGAGTTCGTGAAGGCGTTCGAGGAGAAGTTCGAGGTCACCGCTGCTGCTCCCGTCGCCGTTGCCGGTGCCGCGGGTGGCGCAGGCGCTGCTGAGGCTGAGGAAGAGAAGGACTCCTTCGACGTCATCCTCGAGGCTGCCGGCGACAAGAAGATCCAGGTCATCAAGACCGTCCGCGAGCTCACCTCGCTGGGTCTCGGCGAGGCCAAGGCTGTCGTCGACGGTGCCCCGAAGGCCGTCCTCGAGGGCGCCAACAAGGAGACCGCCGAGAAGGCCAAGGCTGCTCTCGAAGAGGCAGGCGCAACGGTTACCCTCAAGTAA
- the rplJ gene encoding 50S ribosomal protein L10 — protein MAQKDASVAELTKSFENSTAVLLTEYRGLTVAQLKELRNSIRQDAEYAVVKNTLTKIAANKAGISALDDDLKGPSAVAFVHGDFVATAKALRDFAKANPLLVIKSGIFEGNALTADEVNKYAALESREVLLAKAAGMMKATMGKAAATIDALREKLETAEAA, from the coding sequence ATGGCGCAGAAGGATGCATCGGTCGCCGAGCTCACGAAGTCATTCGAGAACTCGACTGCCGTTCTGCTGACCGAGTACCGCGGTCTGACGGTTGCCCAGCTCAAGGAGCTGCGCAACAGCATCCGTCAGGACGCTGAGTACGCCGTGGTGAAGAACACGCTGACCAAGATCGCCGCCAACAAGGCTGGCATCTCCGCGCTGGACGACGACCTCAAGGGTCCGTCGGCTGTCGCGTTCGTGCACGGTGACTTCGTCGCCACCGCCAAGGCTCTGCGTGACTTCGCCAAGGCCAACCCGCTTCTCGTGATCAAGTCCGGCATCTTCGAGGGCAACGCCCTCACCGCGGACGAGGTCAACAAGTACGCCGCGCTCGAGAGCCGTGAGGTTCTGCTGGCGAAGGCTGCGGGCATGATGAAGGCGACGATGGGCAAGGCTGCCGCCACCATCGACGCTCTTCGCGAAAAGCTGGAGACCGCAGAGGCCGCGTAA